The following are from one region of the Trueperaceae bacterium genome:
- a CDS encoding ABC transporter ATP-binding protein, with amino-acid sequence MAVAGIDLEIERGEFFTLLGPSGSGKTTTLRMIAGFEQPDEGEVLLRGRPMRGVPPFHRPVNTVFQDFALFPHMTVMQNVMFGLRMARVPVKEARRRAREALELVRLPHVAERRPHMLSGGQQQRVAVARALVNRPAVLLLDEPLGALDLKLRKAMQFELKTLQQQVGITFVYVTHDQEEALTMADRIAVMNEGQVLQVGAPDDIYERPTSRFVADFIGETNFLGGRVREKHDGLAAVETPSGAVVWGELRDLDLEVGDEAALAVRPEKLSVDPVEDAPPQADHETRLLGVISAAHYLGTDARYEVDVGGAALVARVQNQHHGYGGMLRAGTRVALTWRTRHGSVLR; translated from the coding sequence GTGGCCGTCGCGGGCATCGACCTCGAGATCGAGCGCGGCGAGTTCTTCACCCTGCTCGGTCCCTCGGGATCGGGCAAGACGACGACGCTGCGCATGATCGCCGGCTTCGAGCAGCCCGACGAGGGCGAGGTGCTGCTGCGCGGCCGCCCGATGCGCGGCGTGCCGCCGTTCCACAGGCCCGTGAACACCGTCTTCCAGGACTTCGCGCTCTTCCCGCACATGACGGTCATGCAGAACGTGATGTTCGGCCTGCGCATGGCGCGGGTGCCCGTCAAGGAGGCGCGCCGGCGGGCGCGGGAGGCGCTCGAGCTCGTCCGCCTCCCGCACGTCGCCGAGCGCAGGCCGCACATGCTCTCCGGCGGCCAGCAGCAGCGCGTCGCCGTCGCCCGCGCCCTCGTGAACAGGCCGGCCGTGCTGCTGCTCGACGAGCCGCTGGGCGCGCTCGACCTGAAGCTGCGCAAGGCCATGCAGTTCGAGCTCAAGACCCTCCAGCAGCAGGTAGGCATCACGTTCGTCTACGTGACGCACGACCAGGAGGAGGCCCTGACGATGGCCGACAGGATCGCGGTCATGAACGAGGGGCAGGTCCTCCAGGTGGGCGCGCCGGACGACATCTACGAGCGCCCGACGAGCCGCTTCGTCGCCGACTTCATCGGCGAGACGAACTTCCTGGGCGGACGGGTGAGGGAGAAGCACGACGGCCTCGCCGCCGTCGAGACGCCGAGCGGTGCCGTGGTCTGGGGCGAGCTGCGCGACCTCGACCTCGAGGTCGGCGACGAGGCGGCGCTGGCGGTGAGGCCCGAGAAGCTCAGCGTCGACCCGGTCGAGGACGCGCCGCCGCAGGCGGACCACGAGACGCGGCTCCTCGGCGTGATCAGTGCGGCGCACTACCTGGGCACCGACGCGCGCTACGAGGTGGACGTGGGCGGCGCCGCGCTCGTCGCCCGCGTGCAGAACCAGCACCACGGCTACGGCGGGATGCTGAGGGCGGGCACCCGCGTGGCCCTGACGTGGCGGACCCGGCACGGCTCCGTGCTCAGG